The Microbacterium sp. zg-Y1090 sequence CTGGAACAGGATGAACAGCGCCACGGCGGGAGCGGCCAGCACCACGGCGCCGGCCATCATCGCCCCAAAGGGGTTGGACGTGGATGCCGCGATGTTCGAGATGAAGTTCGCCAGCGACACCGCGAGCGGCTGCATCGAGGCGTCCTTCGTGATGAGGAACGGCCACAGGAACTCGTTCCACGGCCCGATGAAAGTCAGCAGCACCGCCGTCACGAGCGCCGGCCGCACCAGGGGCAGCGCCACGTTCCACAGCAGCCGGAACTCGCCCGCGCCGTCGATGCGCGCCGCCGAGAACAGATCCGGCGGGAGCTGCAGGAAGTACTGGCGGAAGATGATCACCGCGGTGGAGTTGATGAAGAAGGGCAGGATCATGCCGAGGTAGTTGTCGGAGAGACCGTAGTCGCGGGCGATCATGACGTAGAGCGGGATCATCAGCAGCTGGAACGGCACGACCTGCACCAGCAGCACGAGGGCGAAGGTCGCCCGCCGGCCCCGCCACTGCAGCACGGCCAGCGCGTACCCCGCCAGCACGCCGAACACCACCGTCCCGATGAGCACCCCGCCGGTGAAGATGCCCGAGTTGATGAGACCGCGCACCAGGTCGATGCGCTCGTTGATGTTGGCGTAGTTCTCCAGCGTGAGGTTGCCGGGCTCCGGGAACGCCCCCGCGAGGGTGGGATCGACGTCGGTCTGCAGCGAGCCGACGACCATGTAATAGAAGGGGAAGAGGAACGCCACCGCGCCGATCGTCAGCACCGCATACAGGGCGATGCGACTCCCCAGTGCATGCTTCACGATTCCTCCCCGCCGACGAGCTTGCGCTGCACCGCCGCGATGACGAGCACGAACACGATGAGCATCACCCCGATCGCCGCGGCGACGTCGGGGTTGCCCTGCTCGATGCCCCGCTGATAGATCAGCAGCACCGGCGAGGTGGATGCCCCGTTGGGACCGCCGCCCCCGGTGAGCAGGTAGGGCTCGGTGAAGAGGTTCGCCCCGGTGATGGTCGACAGCAGCAGCACCAGCAGCGTCGCGGGACGCACCCCGGGAACGGTGACGGAGAAGAACTGCCTCAGCCTTCCCCCGCCGTCCATCGACACCGATTCGTACAGCTCGCGCGGCACGTTCTGCAGGGCGGCGAGGTACAGCAGGATGTAGAAGCCGAGCCCCTTCCAGGTCACGAACAGGGCGATCGTGGGCATCGCCAGCGCGCTGTTGACCAGCCACGATGGGTCGGGCGCGAGCGGGCCGAGCAGGTTGTTGACCAGGCCGTCGCGCGAGAACAGGAACAGCCACACCGCCACGACGGCGACGGATGCCGAGACGTAGGGGACGTAGTAGCTGACCCGGAAGAACGTGCGCGCCCGCACGACGCGGTCCAGCGCCGTCGCCAGCACGATCGAGAGCACGACCGTCAACGGCACGTTGATGAGGAGGAAGACGCCCACGTTGCGGAAGGACTGCCAGACGGCGGGGTCGCCGAGCACCGCGGCGTAGTTGGCGAAGCCGACGAACGGCCGCTCCACGTCGGCTCCGGGCGCGGCGAAGAAGTAATCCTGGAACGACATCCACACCGCGAAGACGATCGGCCACGCGAAGACGAGCAGCACGAACACGAGGTAGGGCGCCGACAGCAGCAGGCCGAACGGCTGCGGACCGAGCACCCGTCGCCGGCGGACGGCTGCGGCATCCGACCGTCGTCGCCGCGTCCCCCCGTCAGACAGCGGCGCGGCGTCTGCGTCGCTCGCCGGCCGGGCGACGGTGCTCATGTCAGCTGCCCGCCGCGAGCTCGTTCACGCGCGTGGCGGTGTCGGAGAGGAACGTGTCGACGTCTGTCTCGCCGAAGATCACAGCTTCGGAGTAGCCGTCACGGAACGCCTGCCAGATCTCCACCGAGTTGGGCACGTTCGGCACCTCGACGGTGCGGGCGGCCTGCTCGCCGAACGCGGCGTAGGCCGGGTTGGCGTCGAAGTAGTCCGCGAACTCCTCCGTGAGGTTGTCTCGCAGCGGCATCTGCCCGGTCTCCTCGAGCCAGATGCCGTCCTGGTCCGCGCTCGTGGCGAACTTCAGCACGTCCCACGCGGTGCCCTTGTTCTCGCATGCCGTGAACATGCCCACGTTCTTGGCGTCGCTGAAGGTCCAGGTCTGCGCGGCATCCGTCCCGCCCTCGGTCGGCACCGGCACGGAGCCCCAGTTCACGTCGTCGCCGTACACCGCGATCGCCCAGGGGCCGACGATCGACATCGCCGCCTGCGCGTCGGCGAACGCATCGCCCTGGTACTGCTCGCGTCCGGCCAGCCCCTCGTCGTACATGGTGCGCCAGAACTCGGCGACGGCGACGGCGTCATCGCTGTCGAAGGTCGCCTCCCCCTCCTCGACCAGCTGGGTGCCGCCGGTCTGCGCGGCGTACAGGGGGTAGAAGTCGAACCAGGACTGGAAGAACTCGCTCGTGGGCGCGGGGTTGATGGCGTAGGGGGCGACGCCGGCCTCCGTCAGCGTGCGGGCGGTGTCGAGGAACTCGTCGTAGGTCGACAGCGCGGGGGCTTCCGGGTCGAGTCCGGCCTGGCTGAACAGATCCTTGTTGTAGAAGATCATCACCGGGTTGGCCTTCCACGGCAGCTGGTAGAAGCCGCCGTCCTCCGACCGGTACTGCTCGGCGATGTCGCCGCTGCGTTCGACGATGTAGTCGTCGCCGTCCTCGAACTCCGACAGGTTCACCAGGCCACCCTGCTTCTGGAACTGCGGCACCGCCGCGGGCGACGTGTTGAAGATCAGGCACGGCGCATTGCCGGCGGTGATGGCGGCGCCGATCACCTCTTCGCTGGATGCCCCGGCAGGGATCTCCTGAGCCTTCACCTGCTCGTCGGGGTGGTCTGCGTTCCACGCCTCCACCATCTGCTCGCCCCAGGCGATCTCCGCCTCGTTGTTGGAGTACCAGATGGTGATGTCTCCTCGCCCCTCGAGGTCGCCGGCCTCCCCTCCGCCGCCTCCGCCACTGCAGGCGGCGAGGGTGAGGATGCCGGCCATGGCACCGGCCGTGATGAGGATGCGTCGCATGGTGTGCCCCCTTGTCGATGGCCGCCCGCCCCGTCGCGGACAGCCCCGCCGGTGCGAGCGGTTCACGCGTGATTAGAGACCCGGCGCAGTCGCCGCTCAACCCCTTGCGTGGCGTCAGCGCCGGGTGTAGCCGCCCGAAAGCGAGACGGCGGGCAGCATGGCCGCTCCTCCTTCGGGACGATCGCGCGTGACGGCGGCGACGCGGCGCGCTAGCGTGCCGGGATGAGCGACTACGACGTCATCGTCATCGGGGCCGGTGCCACCGGCGAGAACGTGGCCGACCGCGCCGTGCAGGGGGGGCTCCGCGCCGTCATCGTCGAAGCAGAGCTCGTCGGCGGCGAGTGCTCCTATTGGGCGTGCATGCCGTCCAAGGCGCTGCTGCGCAGCACCCGCGCGATCCGCGCCGCCCAGGCCGTCGACGGCGCGCGGCAGGCGGTCACCGGGGAGGTGGACGTCGCCGGCGCGCTGCGCCGCCGCGACCGGATCACCCACGACTGGTCGGACGAGAGCCAGGTCGACTGGCTGCGCGGTGCCGGCATCGACCTCGTACGCGGCCACGCCACCCTCACCGGCGCGCGCCGTGTGCGGGTGACGCGCGCCGACGGCACCGCAGCAGACCTCGAGGCACGCCGCGCCGTCGTGGTCGCCACGGGGTCGGCGGCGCTCCTGCCCGACATCCCGGGCCTGGCCGGCATCCGCCCGTGGACCAGCCGCGACGCCACGAGCGCACACGCGGCGCCGACGTCGCTCGCGATCCTCGGCGGCGGCGTCGTGGCCGCCGAGATGGCCACCGCCTATGCCGGCTTTGGCACCACGGTGACCATGATCGTGCGCTCGCGCCTGCTGGGGACGATGGAGCCCTTCGCCGCCGACCTCGTCACCGAGGCGCTCTCCGACGGGGGCGTGGACATCCGCACCGGTGTGGAGGTCGTCCGCGCCGAGCGCGTCGAGGGCCAGGATGCCGTGCTGCACCTCTCCGACGGCTCGCGGATCGCCGCCGCCGAGGTCCTCGTGGCCACCGGCCGCACCCCCCGCACCGGCGACCTCGGAGTGGACGCCGTGGGACTCACACCCGGCGAGTGGCTCGACGTCGATGACACGATGCTCGTGCGCGGCACCGACTGGCTGTACGCCGTCGGCGACGTCAACGGCCGGGCGCTCCTGACCCATCAGGGCAAGTACCAGGCGCGCGCCGCCGGCGACGTGATCGCCGCCCGCGCAGCCGGGCAGGACGTGAAGGACCGGCCGTGGGGCGCACACGTCGCCACGGCGGACCACGCCGCCGTGCCGCAGGTCACCTTCACCGACCCCGAGATCGCCTCCGTCGGGCTCACCGCGCGCGCCGCAGAGCGGGCCGGGCTGCGTGTCCGCGTGCTCGATTACGACCTCGCCGCTGTGGCGGGGGCATCCGTGCACGCCGACGAGTACCGCGGCCAGGCGCGGGCCGTCGTCGACGAGGACCGCCGCGTGCTGGTCGGCGCGACCTTCGCGGGGCCCGACGTCGCCGAGCTGCTGCACGCCGCGACCGTCGCCGTGGTGGGCGAGGTGCCGCTGCACCGGCTCTGGCACGCTGTGCCGGCGTACCCGACCCTCAGCGAAGTGTGGCTGCGCTGGCTGGAGGGTGCGGGTCGGGCCACCGCCTGACGCACGGTGCCTCCGCGGCGCCGACGACGCACCCGGCGACGCGGCTGCTCACCGGGGTCAGTGGAAGAAGTGGCGCTCCCCGGTGAAGAACATCGTTGCGCCGGCGCTGCGCACCGCGTCGATGACCTCTTCGTCGCGCACCGACCCGCCGGGCTGGATGATCGTGCGCACCCCGGCATCCAGCAGCACCTGAACACCGTCGGCGAAGGGGAAGAACGCGTCGGATGCCGCGACCGATCCGGTCGCGCGGTCGCCCGCCCGCTCCACGGCCAGCCGGCACGAGTCGACGCGGTTGACCTGTCCCATGCCGATGCCGACCGTGGCCGAAGCCTTGGCGAGCACGATGGCGTTGGACTTCACCGCACGGCACGCCTTCCACGCGAACGACAGGTTCATGAGGTCCTCGTCGGCCGGGCGCTCCCCGGTCACCAGCTGCCAGCCGTCGACGAGCGACTCGATCTCGGCGGGGAACCGGTCGGCGTCCTGCAGCAGCAGGCCGCCCGACACCAGCCGCACGTCCATCGGCTCCTGACGCCAGTCGGCGGGCAGCTTCATCACGCGCAGGTTCTTCTTGAGGCGGAAGACCTCCAGCGCCTCGGGCTCGAAGTCGGGGGCGACGATGACCTCGGTGAAGATGTCGCGCAGGTTCTCGGCCATCTTCAGCGTCACCGTGCGGTTGGCGGCGATCACGCCGCCGAAGGCCGAGACCGGGTCGCACTCGTGGGCACGCAGGTGGGCCGAGGCGATCGGGTCCAGCGCCTGCGGCGCCGCCACGGCGATGCCGCACGGGTTGGCGTGCTTGATGATGGCCACGGCGGGCTTGATCAGGTCGAAGGCGGCGCGCAGCGCGGCATCGGCGTCGACGTAGTTGTTGTACGACATCTCCTTGCCCTGCAGCTGCGTGGCCTGCGCGATGCCGTGACCGCCCACGGTCGTGTAGATCGCGGCGCGCTGGTGCGAGTTCTCCCCGTAGCGCAGGGTCGCCAGCCGCTCGGCCTTGATCGTCAGGTGGGCGGGGAGGTCCCCCTCTTCGGCGAGGGTCTGCTCGGCGAACCACGTCGACACCGCGGCGTCGTACGCAGCGGTGTGCGAGAAGGCACGCGCGGCCAGCTCGCGACGCTGCGAGAGCGTGGTGCCGCCCGCGGCGATGGCGTCGATGACGGCGGGGTACGACTCGGGCGAGACGACGACGGCGACGTTGGCGAAGTTCTTCGCGCTGGCGCGCACCATCGCCGGGCCGCCGATGTCGATCTGCTCGACCACGTCGTCGCCGGCCGCGCCGGAGGCGACCGTCTCGACGAAGGGGTAGAGGTTCACGACCACGAGCTCGAACGCCTCGATGCCGAGTTCGGTGAGCTGCCGCTCGTGGTCCTCCAAGCGGAGGTCGGCCAGCAGGCCCGCGTGCACACTGGGGTGCAGCGTCTTCACCCGGCCGCCGAGCGACTCCGGGAAGCCCGTGACGGCGGCGACGTCGGTGACGGCGTATCCGGCGTCACGGATGGTGGCCGCCGTGGAGCCGGTGGAGACGATCTCGACCCCGGCATCGGCGAGCGCGCCGGCGAGCACCAGCAGGTCGGTCTTGTCGCTCACCGACACCAGCGCACGGCGCACCGGGACGACGTCGCGGGAACGGTAGAGGGACGGGTCGTGGCTCGGGGCGGCCATGGGGAACTCCTCCGGGTCAGGGTGTGGATGCCGCGACGAGGTCCAGCTCACCGACGGCGATGCGGCGCACCACGTCGATCAGCAGACGGCGCTCGACGGGCTTGATGCGCTCGTGCAGGCTGTGCTCGTCGTCCCCGGGCAGCACGTCCACGCGCTCCTGCGCGAGGATCGGCCCCGAGTCGACACCGGTGTCGACGACGATGACGCTGGCCCCGGTTCGCTCCGCGCCCGCGGCGAGCGCGTCGCGCACGCCGTGGGCACCGGGGAACTCGGGCAGGTAGGCGGGGTGGGTGTTGATGATGCGCGGCGACCACGCGTCCACGACGGCGCCGGGCAGCAGCTTCATCAGTCCGCTGAGGACGATGAGGTCGGGGTTCCAGACCTCCAGCTGCGCGTGGAGCTGCGCCCCCCACTCGTCGCGCGCGGCGGCACCGCGCCACGGGATGACGAAACTCGGCACGCCGAACGCCTCGGCGTGGGCCAGACCCTCGGCCTCGCGGTCGGCCCCGACGACGACCACGCGCGCCGGGAAGGCAGGATCGGCCGCAGCCTCGAGGAGAGCCCGGAGATTGGACCCGGCACCCGAGATGAGGACGGCAACCGTGAGCACCGCGTCAGTCTATCGGCGTGCGCGGGACCTGATCCGCGGCCGGGTGATCGGTGCTCGCGGCGGGGTCGTCGGGCGTCGCAGGCAGGGCCGCCTCGTCCTGCGGGGCGAGCGGGCTGCGCGGGGGCGCAGCGGCGTCGTCGTCCTGGTTCCGCGGCGACAGCAGCAGGATCGCCGCGCCCAGGCCCGCCTCCAGGCCGACGGCGAGGGCGACGGGCCCCGGCTCCGGCCCGACCACGGCGAGGGCGCCCGGGCCGAACGAGCCGGACGCCAGCACCGCCAGCACCGCGACGGCGCACGCCGCCGTCACCGCGATCCCCAGAGCGATGACCAGGCGCGGGGCGACCGGCTCGTGCTCCGCGGCATCCGCGGCGTGACCGCGCACCAGCTGCGATCGCGCGACCCAGCCGGCCAGGCACCCCGCAGCCACCGGCACGAGGGCGAGCAGAAGCAGCCACGGAGAGCTGGACTCCGGAAGCGCCCCCAGCACCGGGATGCTCGGCAGCACCCCGACCGACGTGCCCACCGGCGAAACGACGGTGTCGGCCCCGACGGCGAATCCTGGCCCGGCCAGGAACGACACCGCCCACACCACGAAGGTCGGCACGTAGCCGAGCTGGCCCAGGGTGATCACCGAGGCGCCGAGCGCGTCGACCTGCCCGGCCTGGAACAGCGAGAGCACGTGAGCGCCGCGCAGCACGATGGACAGCACCAGCAGCAGCGCCCCGGCGCCGATGAGCACCATGACGACGATCGTGGCGCCCCGGGCGATGAGACCGGGCACCTCCACCCAGGCGCCTCCCCGCCGCTGCAGCGCCGTGTGCACCCCGTCCACCACGCCGTCGTCGCCGGCGCGCCACGCGACGGTGAGCACGCCGCCCAATGCGGGCACGGCGAACACGAGCACGGGGAACAGCACCGCCTGCCACAGTTCGACCGTGGCGATGTCGTTGGCGGTCGTCACGGCCGCCCCGGCCGCGGCGGCAGCCACGACGACGGTGCCGGAGAGCATGCCGATGAACCCGGCACCCGCCCGGGCGGCGCGGGCGCCGGAGCGGCCGGCGAACACCGCGGTGAACAGGGCGAGGGCCAGCGGAGCGAGGGAGACGGTGAAGGATGCCGCTGCCTCGCTGATGCCGGCGGGCACCGTGAACTCCTGCGGAAGGGTCACGGCGAGCGGCACGAGGTGCCCCAGCTGCCAGAGACGGCCGGCGGTGGGCCACAGCCCTGACCAGGGAGCTTCCGGGCCGAACCCGAAGATCCACAGCAGTGTCAGCGGCGCGAGCGCGACGACGAGCCCCACGGCGACGGCGAGGGCGGCGTCGAAGGCGGCGAGGAGGGCGACGAGCAGGCGATTCATCCGCTGTCGACCCTACCCGCGGCCCGTGCGCGGCCCGGGCGCGCCGCGGGGCGCGTCATACGTGTCAGGACTCACAGCCGATCGCAATAGATTTGAGGTATGACCTCCACCTCCCGGGGCGCGACGCCGCCCACCGCCACGCCTGCCCACCCGAAGGGCACGCTCGACCGCTTCTTCTCGATCACCGAACGTGGCTCCACGGTCGGCACCGAGGTGCGCGGCGGCCTCGTCACCTTCGTGACGATGGCCTACATCGTGATCCTGAACCCGATCATCCTGTCGACGGCCGACGTCGACGGCACGTTCCTCGCGCCGGAAGCGGTCGCGGCCAGCACCGCCCTCACCGCCGGGTTCATGACGATCCTCTTCGGCATCGTCACCCGCCTGCCCTTCGCGTTCGCCGCGGGTCTGGGCATCAACGCGTTCCTCGCCTTCTCGGTCGTCGGCCAGGTGACCTGGGGCGAGGCGATGGCCCTCACCATCATCAACGGCCTCATCATCGTGCTGCTGGCGGCGACCGGCCTGCGCAAGATGATCTTCGACGCCGTGCCCGTGCAGCTCAAGCTCGCGATCACGGTCGGCATCGGCCTGTTCATCGCGTTCATCGGCTTCGTGAACGCGGGCTTCGTGAACACCGGTGGCGGCACGCCCCTCGAGCTCGGCACGGCGGGGTCGATCGCAACGGTCGACACGCTGCTGTTCGTCGTCACGCTGCTGCTGGGCGGCATCCTGATCGCGCTCAAGGTGAAGGGCGCGATCCTCATCGCCCTCGTCGCCGGCACGGTGCTCGCCGCGATCGTCAACATCTTCACGCCCGTCGCCGACTTCGGTCTCACGGGCGGGATCTTCGCCCTCCCCGACCTCAGCCTCGTGGGTGCGGTGGACTTCGGCTTCGACTTCGCGAAGGTCGGGTTCGTCGCGCTGCTGATGTTCGTGTTCACGCTCGTGTTCACGAACTTCTTCGACGCCATGGGCACCATGACGGGCCTGGCGAAGGAGGCCGGCCTCGCCGACGCGAAGGGCGACTTCCCGCGCATCAAGTCGGCGCTCGTCGTCGAGGGCGTCGGCGCCGTCGTCGGTGGCGCGACCTCGTCGTCGTCGGCGACCGTGTTCGTCGAGTCCGGCTCGGGCATCGGCGAGGGCGCACGCACAGGCCTGGCGAACGTCGTCACCGGCCTGCTGTTCCTGCTGGCGATGTTCGTCACGCCGGTCACCGGCCTCGTTCCCGGCTTCATCGCCGCCGCGGCGCTGGTGCTCGTCGGCGCCATGATGCTCTCGCAGATCAAGAACATCGACTTCGCGGACTTCAACGTGCTGCTGCCGGTGTTCCTGACGGTCACGGTCATGCCGCTGACGTACTCGATCGCCAATGGCATCGGCGCCGGCTTCGTCAGCTGGGTGCTCGTCAACGCACTGTCGGGCAAGGCCCGCCAGGTGCACTGGCTGCTGTGGATCGTCGCCGCCGGCTTCGTCGTGTTCTTCGCCCGCGGCCCCATCGAGGCGCTGCTGGCCTGACCCGTCGTCGAGGGCTGAGCCGGCGCGCCGCGCCGCTCAGTCCTCGACCGGCTCCAGCACGAAGACGGCGATGCGCCGGTCGGTCTTGGCCTGGTACGCGTCGTAGTCGGGCCAGACGGCGGTGGCGCGAGCCCACCACTGGGCATACTCGTCGCCGTCGAGCTGCCGCGCCACGTACTCGCGGCGGTCGGCGCCGTCCTGCAGGGCCACGCGCGGGTTCTTCCGCAGGTTCCAATACCAGGCGGGCGGTTCCGGGGCGCCGCCCTTGGAGGCCACCACGGCATACCGGCCGTCGTGCTCCACCCGCATCAGCGCGGTCTTGCGCACGCCCCCGCTCTTGGCACCCACCGTCGTCAGCACGATGATGGGGACGCCGCGCAGGGTGTTCGCCTCCCGGCCGCCCGACGCCTCGTACTGCTCGGCCTGGGTGCGCGCCCACTCGGAAGTGCTCGGCAGGTAGTCGCCTGTGATCGCCATGGCCACCACGCTAGTGCCGATCCGCTGCGGTGGCGCCGCCGAAGACGACGAAGGGTGGATGCCGCGTGGCATCCACCCTTCGTGCGTTCCCGTGCCTGTTACAGCGCGGCGATGATCTCGCGCATCAGCTCGGCGGTCTCGGACGGCGTCTTGCCGACCTTGACCCCGGCGGCCTCGAGGGCCTCCTTCTTGGCCTGCGCGGTGCCCGCCGAGCCTGAGACGATGGCGCCGGCGTGGCCCATGGTCTTGCCCTCGGGGGCGGTGAAGCCCGCGACGTAGCCGACGACCGGCTTGGTGACGTTGGCCTTGATGAACTCCGCCGCACGCTCTTCGGCGTCGCCGCCGATCTCGCCGATCATGACGATCGCCTTGGTCTCGGGGTCGGCCTCGAACGCCGCGAGGGCGTCGATGTGCGTGGTGCCGATGACCGGGTCGCCGCCGATGCCGATGGCGGTCGAGAACCCGAGGTCACGCAGCTCGAACATCATCTGGTAGGTCAGGGTGCCCGACTTCGACACCAGGCCGATGGGGCCCTTGCCGGTGATGTTGGCGGGGGTGATGCCCACCAGCGACTCGCCGGGGGTGATGATGCCGGGGCAGTTCGGACCGATGATGCGGGTGGCGTTGCCCTTGCTCTCGGCGTAGGCCCAGGCCTCGGCGGTGTCACCGACGGGCACGCCCTCGGTGATCACCACGAGCAGGCCGATGCCGGCGTCGATGGCTTCGATCATGGCGTCCTTGGTGAACGCCGGCGGCACGAAGGCGATCGACACGTCGGCGCCGGTCTTCTCCATCGCCTCGGCGACCGAGGCGAAGACGGGCAGCTCGACGGGGTTGCCGTCCTTGTCGGTGTGCGAGACGGTCGTGCCGGCCTTGCGGGCGTTGACGCCGCCGACGATGTCCGTGCCGGCCTTGAGCATCAGGGCGGTGTGCTTGGTGCCCTCCCCGCCGGTGATGCCCTGGACGATGACCTTGGAGTCTTTGTTGAGGTAGATCGACATTGCGTTGTCCTTCTTCGTCCGGGGGTCAGGCGTTCGCGAGCTCGGCGGCCTTGTCGGCGCCTTCGTCCATGCCGGCGGCGAGGGTGACGAGGGGGTTGTTCGCGGCCGCGAGGATCGCACGTCCCTCCTCGACCTGGTTGCCGTCCAGGCGCACCACGAGCGGCTTGCTGGCGGTGTCGCCCAGGATCTCCAGGGCCTTCACGATGCCCTCGGCCACCGCGACACACGACGTGATGCCGCCGAAGACGTTGACGAAGACGCTCTTGACCTGCTCGTCGTTGAGGATGACATCCAGACCCGCGGCCATGACCGTCGCCGATGCCCCGCCGCCGATGTCGAG is a genomic window containing:
- the purN gene encoding phosphoribosylglycinamide formyltransferase; this translates as MLTVAVLISGAGSNLRALLEAAADPAFPARVVVVGADREAEGLAHAEAFGVPSFVIPWRGAAARDEWGAQLHAQLEVWNPDLIVLSGLMKLLPGAVVDAWSPRIINTHPAYLPEFPGAHGVRDALAAGAERTGASVIVVDTGVDSGPILAQERVDVLPGDDEHSLHERIKPVERRLLIDVVRRIAVGELDLVAASTP
- a CDS encoding carbohydrate ABC transporter permease yields the protein MSTVARPASDADAAPLSDGGTRRRRSDAAAVRRRRVLGPQPFGLLLSAPYLVFVLLVFAWPIVFAVWMSFQDYFFAAPGADVERPFVGFANYAAVLGDPAVWQSFRNVGVFLLINVPLTVVLSIVLATALDRVVRARTFFRVSYYVPYVSASVAVVAVWLFLFSRDGLVNNLLGPLAPDPSWLVNSALAMPTIALFVTWKGLGFYILLYLAALQNVPRELYESVSMDGGGRLRQFFSVTVPGVRPATLLVLLLSTITGANLFTEPYLLTGGGGPNGASTSPVLLIYQRGIEQGNPDVAAAIGVMLIVFVLVIAAVQRKLVGGEES
- the sucD gene encoding succinate--CoA ligase subunit alpha; the encoded protein is MSIYLNKDSKVIVQGITGGEGTKHTALMLKAGTDIVGGVNARKAGTTVSHTDKDGNPVELPVFASVAEAMEKTGADVSIAFVPPAFTKDAMIEAIDAGIGLLVVITEGVPVGDTAEAWAYAESKGNATRIIGPNCPGIITPGESLVGITPANITGKGPIGLVSKSGTLTYQMMFELRDLGFSTAIGIGGDPVIGTTHIDALAAFEADPETKAIVMIGEIGGDAEERAAEFIKANVTKPVVGYVAGFTAPEGKTMGHAGAIVSGSAGTAQAKKEALEAAGVKVGKTPSETAELMREIIAAL
- a CDS encoding extracellular solute-binding protein — protein: MRRILITAGAMAGILTLAACSGGGGGGEAGDLEGRGDITIWYSNNEAEIAWGEQMVEAWNADHPDEQVKAQEIPAGASSEEVIGAAITAGNAPCLIFNTSPAAVPQFQKQGGLVNLSEFEDGDDYIVERSGDIAEQYRSEDGGFYQLPWKANPVMIFYNKDLFSQAGLDPEAPALSTYDEFLDTARTLTEAGVAPYAINPAPTSEFFQSWFDFYPLYAAQTGGTQLVEEGEATFDSDDAVAVAEFWRTMYDEGLAGREQYQGDAFADAQAAMSIVGPWAIAVYGDDVNWGSVPVPTEGGTDAAQTWTFSDAKNVGMFTACENKGTAWDVLKFATSADQDGIWLEETGQMPLRDNLTEEFADYFDANPAYAAFGEQAARTVEVPNVPNSVEIWQAFRDGYSEAVIFGETDVDTFLSDTATRVNELAAGS
- a CDS encoding NCS2 family permease, producing the protein MTSTSRGATPPTATPAHPKGTLDRFFSITERGSTVGTEVRGGLVTFVTMAYIVILNPIILSTADVDGTFLAPEAVAASTALTAGFMTILFGIVTRLPFAFAAGLGINAFLAFSVVGQVTWGEAMALTIINGLIIVLLAATGLRKMIFDAVPVQLKLAITVGIGLFIAFIGFVNAGFVNTGGGTPLELGTAGSIATVDTLLFVVTLLLGGILIALKVKGAILIALVAGTVLAAIVNIFTPVADFGLTGGIFALPDLSLVGAVDFGFDFAKVGFVALLMFVFTLVFTNFFDAMGTMTGLAKEAGLADAKGDFPRIKSALVVEGVGAVVGGATSSSSATVFVESGSGIGEGARTGLANVVTGLLFLLAMFVTPVTGLVPGFIAAAALVLVGAMMLSQIKNIDFADFNVLLPVFLTVTVMPLTYSIANGIGAGFVSWVLVNALSGKARQVHWLLWIVAAGFVVFFARGPIEALLA
- a CDS encoding nitroreductase family deazaflavin-dependent oxidoreductase; the encoded protein is MAITGDYLPSTSEWARTQAEQYEASGGREANTLRGVPIIVLTTVGAKSGGVRKTALMRVEHDGRYAVVASKGGAPEPPAWYWNLRKNPRVALQDGADRREYVARQLDGDEYAQWWARATAVWPDYDAYQAKTDRRIAVFVLEPVED
- the purH gene encoding bifunctional phosphoribosylaminoimidazolecarboxamide formyltransferase/IMP cyclohydrolase; this translates as MAAPSHDPSLYRSRDVVPVRRALVSVSDKTDLLVLAGALADAGVEIVSTGSTAATIRDAGYAVTDVAAVTGFPESLGGRVKTLHPSVHAGLLADLRLEDHERQLTELGIEAFELVVVNLYPFVETVASGAAGDDVVEQIDIGGPAMVRASAKNFANVAVVVSPESYPAVIDAIAAGGTTLSQRRELAARAFSHTAAYDAAVSTWFAEQTLAEEGDLPAHLTIKAERLATLRYGENSHQRAAIYTTVGGHGIAQATQLQGKEMSYNNYVDADAALRAAFDLIKPAVAIIKHANPCGIAVAAPQALDPIASAHLRAHECDPVSAFGGVIAANRTVTLKMAENLRDIFTEVIVAPDFEPEALEVFRLKKNLRVMKLPADWRQEPMDVRLVSGGLLLQDADRFPAEIESLVDGWQLVTGERPADEDLMNLSFAWKACRAVKSNAIVLAKASATVGIGMGQVNRVDSCRLAVERAGDRATGSVAASDAFFPFADGVQVLLDAGVRTIIQPGGSVRDEEVIDAVRSAGATMFFTGERHFFH
- a CDS encoding dihydrolipoyl dehydrogenase family protein, which gives rise to MSDYDVIVIGAGATGENVADRAVQGGLRAVIVEAELVGGECSYWACMPSKALLRSTRAIRAAQAVDGARQAVTGEVDVAGALRRRDRITHDWSDESQVDWLRGAGIDLVRGHATLTGARRVRVTRADGTAADLEARRAVVVATGSAALLPDIPGLAGIRPWTSRDATSAHAAPTSLAILGGGVVAAEMATAYAGFGTTVTMIVRSRLLGTMEPFAADLVTEALSDGGVDIRTGVEVVRAERVEGQDAVLHLSDGSRIAAAEVLVATGRTPRTGDLGVDAVGLTPGEWLDVDDTMLVRGTDWLYAVGDVNGRALLTHQGKYQARAAGDVIAARAAGQDVKDRPWGAHVATADHAAVPQVTFTDPEIASVGLTARAAERAGLRVRVLDYDLAAVAGASVHADEYRGQARAVVDEDRRVLVGATFAGPDVAELLHAATVAVVGEVPLHRLWHAVPAYPTLSEVWLRWLEGAGRATA
- a CDS encoding cell division protein PerM codes for the protein MNRLLVALLAAFDAALAVAVGLVVALAPLTLLWIFGFGPEAPWSGLWPTAGRLWQLGHLVPLAVTLPQEFTVPAGISEAAASFTVSLAPLALALFTAVFAGRSGARAARAGAGFIGMLSGTVVVAAAAAGAAVTTANDIATVELWQAVLFPVLVFAVPALGGVLTVAWRAGDDGVVDGVHTALQRRGGAWVEVPGLIARGATIVVMVLIGAGALLLVLSIVLRGAHVLSLFQAGQVDALGASVITLGQLGYVPTFVVWAVSFLAGPGFAVGADTVVSPVGTSVGVLPSIPVLGALPESSSPWLLLLALVPVAAGCLAGWVARSQLVRGHAADAAEHEPVAPRLVIALGIAVTAACAVAVLAVLASGSFGPGALAVVGPEPGPVALAVGLEAGLGAAILLLSPRNQDDDAAAPPRSPLAPQDEAALPATPDDPAASTDHPAADQVPRTPID
- a CDS encoding carbohydrate ABC transporter permease, translating into MKHALGSRIALYAVLTIGAVAFLFPFYYMVVGSLQTDVDPTLAGAFPEPGNLTLENYANINERIDLVRGLINSGIFTGGVLIGTVVFGVLAGYALAVLQWRGRRATFALVLLVQVVPFQLLMIPLYVMIARDYGLSDNYLGMILPFFINSTAVIIFRQYFLQLPPDLFSAARIDGAGEFRLLWNVALPLVRPALVTAVLLTFIGPWNEFLWPFLITKDASMQPLAVSLANFISNIAASTSNPFGAMMAGAVVLAAPAVALFILFQRYFTSNDLGSGVKG